TCAAGTTGAATCATACTTCTACAGGATATGATGATCTGATCTGCATGCAACCCTGACAATTGTTGGTTATCACACTCTCACATGAACGTTTGTGGTGCGGCAGCCCTGCCTGCAGTATGCAATTGCCATTGGCTGTGAAGTCTGCGTGAGTTGTCGGGGCTCAATGTACGACGCACTTTGGCCAAGCACAGAAGCCCAAAAAGGCGACCCTTATCACACGAAGCGGGGAGAAATACAATCATCGTTTGTTTGTGTGCTTGACTTTGGACGCGCCGACAACAACCGTATGCAAAACAGTGAAAACAAGCAAGATGGACGACGGCATTGACACTGATATCTTTGATGAACTGCGGCGATCAACGTATATTGATGGACTGAGATGCACGCCCAAACCGGCTCTGGTGATTGAGATTTACAAATCGGTGGTGGGTGGTTGAATATGATGACAGCGATGCATCGATCCGACCTCGTCTGTTGCTATTACTCACACATCTACAACACATCTATAGGTCGGCCCCCCCTATGTCCTGGCTACCAAGAGAACACCAGGGGAGCTCGACGAGTGGATCAACAAGGTACGCATTTCATTTGGTCATCAATCTGGGCAAAAATCTGTTGGCTGATGTGAGAGACCGTGACTAGCAAGTTATAAACGATAGAGATGGGTTCTCCAAGTCCGGTCTTCGCCTTATGTATGCCCATGATCCTGAGCCAATTCTGTGTCGAATCGAGCAAGCTGACGGTCGTTAGTATTGGGGGTGCTCGGGACGCAGAACCCAGGTCTGTGATGAAGGAGTGGCGGAGACGGCGAGTATCGGGACCACCGGGAGGACCACCACTACCGGGAGGACCACTACCACCAGGAGtgccaccaccgccaggaGTGCTACCACCGCCAGGAGtgccaccaccgccaggaGTGCCACCACCACGCATGGGACCGCAAGTACCACGACCTAGCCCACAATCCCTGTTATACTTTTACCCACCGGATGGACTTCCAGCATTAACCCCGGCTGCTGGAATACCAGCTCCAGTCCCCCCTCCCCTGGTACCTTCCCCTCCAATACCTGAAGGCGGCGACCGCTCATGGCCTCATGATTTGCAAAATCTAGACTGGGCTCGACACGGCGGAATAAACTTGAATATACCCTTCTCTGCCGATACCCTACATCGCATCACATCTTCATTCGCCCTGCCATCCTCAACGCTTTGGCTCTGCCAGTCACACAACACCCATCTCAAAACATATCGCACGCGTCGCTCTGTCATTGGGCTCACGGCGCGGTACTTTTACGTGGAGGCTTCTGATGTAGCTCTCTCCATGTCCTACTGCCCACAGACGGATATCACCACGGCCCTGATGATCGGCCCCACCGTCCGACAGACCGAGTTCCTCCGCGCCGAGCTCTCCAGACTGGCTCGGGTCGCCCATCACCCGGCGTTGGTGCCGACCCTCATGGCAGACTGCCTACGCGACGTGCTGGGTCGCCGCGTCGATGTTTGTATGATGGCCACCGGGCTGATAGAAACGGAATGGATGCACATGAGGCCCATGCCGTCGGGGCGGGATGTGGTGAACGTCAGCGCGCGGGCTGTGGACAACGCCCGGGACCTCGGCATCATCGAGACGGATCTGGAGATGTTGGAGGCGCAGGTGGCCGGGACCGTGGATTTTGTTCAGCTCACATCGGATGCCAGTCCGCGGTCGGAGAAGGGCAAGGAGAAGTCGCGGGCCGACATGCTCGAGATCGGGCTCATACTCGAGGAGAGGTTGAACTTTGTGTCGAGCACGATCACGCACCCGCGCCTGCGGGCCCGCATGTACAAGGAGCGTACCCTATCCATACTCTCGGCGGTAAGTTTTTGTCTCTGGGGTCGCATGTGGGCTTGCGTTGTGACGGTTGTGCTTGAAGAAAGTGATCCGGCTCAGCTGACTTGGAACCCTGCCTGACTGGCAGGCCACCCAACCGACCGTGGTCGCCGCAGCAAATACATTTGCGTCTCTGAAGTTCACGATGCAAAACAAACTGAGTCGAATAGTGGAGAGATTCTGGTGGTTCAGGGCGGTTATTGTAACCGTCATTGCCTTTACACCGGGTATTTTTGTTGCGGTATGGCTGGCCCCTATTTGTTCCCATCTCAGTCGACTTGATCTCTCCCACTAACCCCAAACACGCCGCAATCACAACAGGCACTCTTCTCGACATCGTTCATGGCCGCGGCGAACCCCCCTCAGTGGACGTTCTGGGCTACCGTTGTGCCCCTGACCGCGGCGATCCTTGCCGGGATCGTCACCTGGCGGTTGTGGACGCCTCCCAGCTGGCTCAGGCGCTGGCCCGACATGGCCTACTGGATGAGACGGCTCAAGCGTAAGCTGCGGCGCAGGTTTAGGCTCAACGACGATGCATCCAGCACGACCTCCGGATCCACCTCGCTGGTCGAAGATGATTGATAAATTGAGTCAGAAATACGTCGCCCTCCCGCTGCGAGGTGTTGGCTCAAAACAGATGTACGGAGAGCGTGGCTAGGGGTGCACCTGTTGGTGAGCAATTTGCTTTGCGGGTTGCTCGGCTACAGTTGCACCTTGGCGGATACAGCCGGGACTAGGTAGGTGCCTGGTGTTGTAGCCCCGGTGCGATAATAGCCGTCAAGCCGTAAAAACATACTCATCCGGGTTCCGCTCGCAGCGGCAGAATGCAGTTTGCAGCTTGGCATGCATTTGGGTTCCACCAAAAATATTATATGGAAAAATAGTTGACTGGAGATCAACAAGAGCTGGAAGCTGGCGATTGAATATTATAGTCATGATGCATCAGACTTGCGAGGCAATGCGGGACGAAAGCTAAAATCAGGAGTGTCAATACCTGGTCCATATAGTTCAGCGAGAGGGTTAAACGGCAAGATACGAAAGGCTACAGATGGAAACACAAATCCAAAGATGTATTGACGTCAAACCCACGGCTATTTGGTCACTTTGGACGTAGTCGCCACCTTCACGACCGAGCCCCCCGCCGATACCAGGCAGTCTTTGGGCGAACGAGTGGTTGAGATCGTCCCGATAGGAAGGTTATACTCAGCAAGACAAGAGCTTCCCCGCTCTTGCTAGTTCGGAAGGTTTGGCCGATGGTTGCATCCTTGGCTACATACCCAGAGTCCATGAGTATAAAATCTGCTTCACTTTCCCAACACATTCCTAAGCTTTGTGCCATGTCCACCAAGAACGAGTATTGAACAAGATCACTCAAACGGTCTCGAACACAAGAAAGATAGTAAGATAGGATTAATTCCTTTAATCCAGCCAAGCAAAACCAGATGTTGGCTAACCAGACTAACATACCCTAGACCAACTTTGCACAACAAAGTATGTGACCTTGCGCTTTGCTGCGTTTTATGCATGAGCCGGTGCCCATCCGGCGCAGTCATTGATTCAAAAAAGATGAAGTGGTCTGCACCGGGTGTGGCTGAGATTATACGGCCTTGAACTTGATCTGGATAATACCAGCGAAAGGATCATGCCATGAAACCCTAACCATTCACAGTTACCTTTTTTCACCTACcgtgccaaaaaaaaaaaaaaaaaaaaaatggctcCCCCCGCCGCCACCTCCCCCATCGCCTCTCACGCCCACCCCCTGGACGTCAAGAACGGCAAGCACCAGCACAATGCCGactcggccgccgcggcaGCGGCCAAGCTGCACGACTTGGCCACGGACTGGAACCAGTTCAGCTTCTCCCCGATCCGCGAGTCGCAGGTGTCGCGGGCCATGACCTCGCGCTACTTTGCCGACCTGCACGCCCACGCCGAGACGGACGTGGTCATCGTGGGCGCCGGCTCCTGCGGCCTCTCGGCGGCATTTCACCTCGCCACCGCCCGGCCGGACCTGCGCATCACGCTGGTCGAGGCGGGGGTCGCGCCGGGCGGCGGGGCCTGGCTCGGCGGGCAGTTGTTCTCGGCCATGGTCATGCGCAAGCCTGCGCACCTGTTCCTCGACAGGCTCGGCGTCGCCTACGAGGACGAGGGCTCCTTTGTGGTGGTCAAGCACGCTGCGCTCTTTACGAGCACGCTGCTGAGCAAGGTGCTGGCGCTGGATAACGTCAAGCTGTTCAACGCCACCGCGGTCGAGGACCTGATCACCAGGCGCGAGGGTGGTGATAATGCCGGGGTCAGGGTTGCTGGCGTGGTCACCAACTGGACGCTGGTGTCGATGCATCACGACGACCAGTCGTGCATGGATCCCAACACCATCAACGCGCCCGTTGTTATTTCGACTACGGGTCACGACGGTGAGCCTGCCACCTTGGTTAGTATATGAGCGTGCcactgacaaaaaaaaaacaggcccCTTTGGCGCCTTCTCGGCCAAGCGTCTCGTCTCCATGAAGCAGATCGAGCAGCTCGGCGGCATGCGCGGGCTCGACATGCAGTCGGCCGAGGACGCCATCGTCAAGCGGACCCGCGAGATCGTCCCGGGTCTTATCATCGGCGGCATGGAGCTGTCTGAGATTGACGGCGCGAACCGCATGGGTGAGTCCTGTTATTCGGTTCACTAGTCCGGCTCGAGAACTCCGCGCTCGACAACATTGCTAACATGGCTCGTATTCAGGTCCCACGTTTGGCGCCATGGTTCTCTCGGGAgtcaaggccgccgaggaggccatGGCTGTGTACGACACGCGCAAGAAGCAGAACGCATACTAGTCTAGGCTGTACATGCGCCGTCCCGGGCCTTGGAAAGATCACTGCCGTAGCAATGAAAGTGGTGATTGGCCTAATTATTTGAATGCTTCTCTTTCAAATACAGTGTAACTTGGCGACTTTGACCTCGAATAGTATTGGAAGCTGAGGTGAGAAGATAAGGAGCCACAATAAACACGAAAGCAGATTACACAGAATACCACAGTGGATCAGAGGTTGTTGTCTGAACGTAGTccatgagaaaaaaagggaaactaTATCTAACCAGAACAGAAAGCCTACTTCAATGCCGTTTTGACGCCCCGCATTTGCTCATAGCACAGAGAGTGACACTATGGCACCCGTTGATCAGCTTCCACACAGTTATACTTTCCTAGCGCTAACCTAATAGCTTTATTATGGCGGCAGATCGATAGAAGCTTGAAGAACTAATTAGTGTCTATGAGATCCTGAGTTTATCCACGGGAAATACCCTGGTTGGTATCACACCCGTGGAACGAGAAAgcgcccctttttttctccgcgAAGGCAACACCAATAAACACTATATGTTGTTACCAGCACTGAAAACAGAACGCAGGGCCTTAAAGTGCCTGCTTAGGAACCTAGTCTACGGTTTTATATGGTGATTTGCCAAGCATGGTCCAAATACGTGGTCAACACATTAGCAAGAATCGCTTGACAGTTGCTGGGTGTGCCCGAATACAGGTTGAAATGGCTGACACCGTGACACTGTGGCTACATACTACCAGATTTGTACTAACAAAGCAGAGCTCATTGAACAAATACAGTCTTTCTCTCCAGTTCTGTGCACCCGTAGTCGAAAAGTGTTTGCGATCTAGAGAAACATGCCAACCAGGGCTATTCTCGGGCTGAGATGTACCTACATAGTCTGACAAATGAGACGCTTCTTCAAAGGTCCGGTGGCGTAATGGTAGCGCGTCTGACTACGATTAAACTCGGTCATCAGGAGGCTGCAGGTTCGAGACCTGCCCGGATCGTTCTGCTTTTTGTCCCGTTCGGACCCTTGCGCCCCACATATTGAAGGTTGCGTTGCGTCCCCCGGGTCTAGAGTGAAAtgcgtttttcttttgtaccAGAACTATTGTTATCTATTCTCCCTTTCTTTACTCGTTTTCTCCTTCAATCACACCGCAAACTTTTCCATCTTAGCTGGACTGTGTATCGGTTCGCCATATCTTGCTATGGCTCGAACAAAATCTGGTTTGGttgtacaacttcgacatcTGGGCATC
Above is a genomic segment from Pyricularia oryzae 70-15 chromosome 7, whole genome shotgun sequence containing:
- a CDS encoding thiazole biosynthetic enzyme: MAPPAATSPIASHAHPLDVKNGKHQHNADSAAAAAAKLHDLATDWNQFSFSPIRESQVSRAMTSRYFADLHAHAETDVVIVGAGSCGLSAAFHLATARPDLRITLVEAGVAPGGGAWLGGQLFSAMVMRKPAHLFLDRLGVAYEDEGSFVVVKHAALFTSTLLSKVLALDNVKLFNATAVEDLITRREGGDNAGVRVAGVVTNWTLVSMHHDDQSCMDPNTINAPVVISTTGHDGPFGAFSAKRLVSMKQIEQLGGMRGLDMQSAEDAIVKRTREIVPGLIIGGMELSEIDGANRMGPTFGAMVLSGVKAAEEAMAVYDTRKKQNAY